Genomic DNA from Canis aureus isolate CA01 chromosome 4, VMU_Caureus_v.1.0, whole genome shotgun sequence:
GGGGCAGTGTCAGGGGcttcttcctggaggaggtggccggAAGTCGGCTTTCGGTTGCGGAGGCGAAGGCGGCTCCAGCGTCAAGCCTGGGCTGAGGTAAGTGGGCGGCGACGGCTTGCGGCTTCGTGCCGCGTGCGTCTCGCCTTCCGGACCCCGCGGCTCCCCCAGGGCCGGCTGGGAATGGGGGAAGCCTGGCGCGGACACGCTCCGTCACCTTCCTCTCCCACATCCCTCGGAGATGCGGCCTCGCTGCTGCTCGCGGGGAGCCGGGCGGAAGGTGCCGTCGGCGCGGCGCGCTCGGGGCTTCCTCCGTGGGGGAGCCCTGAGTTCCAGTCCCGCGCCGCGGGTGTGCTGAGCCGGGCGGACGTGGCGGGCCTcggaccccggaccccgggcCTTGCCCGCGCTCGTCGGGGATGGAGCCTGAGGTCGGCCGCGGTAGTGCGGGGTGCAGGAGGCCGCGATCCCAAGCCTGGTGGCCACGTCGAGGGGGAGGTGttcgggggcggggcgggacccTGGACTGCCTTCCTGTCGGCTGAGCCCCACGGAAGGGGGGTCTGGGGTCCGGTCACCGGCCGTGACGCTTGGCGCCGGTTTCAGTGGAGACACCGCCTCGGAAGAGTTGGCCCCAGAGAAGCGGTGGAGGAATGAGCAGAATCGGTGCGACTCGTCAGGTTGCTTCCGTGGGCGAGCCTGCCCTGGGCCGCGGAAAGGAGCCGGGATGAGGAGCGTTGCCGTGGACGCGCTAGCCCCGACGCGGCGCAGGCGGCCCCTCCGGGACGCGGAGTCTTCCTCTGGCGAAGGAAGCTGACAGGCGTGTGAGGAAGActgagaggctttttttttttttttaaattttttttttttaaagattttatttatttattcatgagagacccaggcagacggagaagcaggctccttgcagacgtgggactcgatctcggatccccggatcccgccctgagccacccaggcgtccgccGAGAGGCTTTAAAGCGTGCCAGTCACGTGGGACTGGGAACCTGCACGTTGAATAGAGGAGTGCTCGTGGCTTGTGGCGTGGGGAGGCGCGGAACCGGGCGCCCAACTAAAAATGCTTGAGTGAGGCAGAGCCTGGGCTGTCTCTACAGTCGCTTTTGAAGTAACCAGATCAATGCTAATTCTCTGATTTTGGTAGTAATCACATAGAAACACTGTTtatcacccccacctccaccccccactccccgcaAGCAGTTTTACCCCTTTTACTCGAGGGCCGCCTTACAttacagagaaatattttatcCACTCCTCATATTGATGAAGTCATGGATGATTTCCGGCTTTTCCTACTCTTTTCAAACCTCGCTGCATTAAACACCCTTGGTGCACATTTTTATGCACTTGTGACGTAGGACAGATGTTAGGGTTTGAAACCAACAgccaagaaagagttcttgaGACGTCTGTGGTGCAAAAAAGTGTTCTTTATTGAAGCATGAGAGGGCAAGACCCTtggacagaaagagctgccctgggagAGTGCGACCTCTGCTGGCATCCAGCGCCTGTCGCATGGAAGGTGttctaatatttgttgaatgatggaGTATTTGAAATCTCGATAGTCCGTTAGAtgaaaagtattctttttaaaactttgcttTTAGAAGTATATTAGTCTGAataattttctgcttttattcagcatttgcatttcccttgtctttttttttttttttttttttaagattttatttacttgagagagagggagctagCCCAGcgtggggaaaggcagagggagaagggagaagcagattccctgctaagctgggagccggatgcgggctcaatcccaggaccctgagatcaggacctgaatccatgacttgagccaaaggcagaagcttaaccgactgaaccacccgaGCCCTCCTCCTTGTCCTCTTTTGTctattattctgttttaaaaaacggatgttaaaaaaaaaaaactcaatcagTGGGCCTTTATTGAGGATCTTTTAGGTGTTGAGGTGCTGGAGATGGAGTTGTGTATTCGGCAGTTCCTGAAGTCCTAGTGCCCTCCTTCCGGTGGGAGTGgagtcagaaaataaatttttgaaaagtcaaaataaaatttccaatatttgcCCTGTTAGCTTGCAGGCATTTTTCTCCCAAAAGAATGggattgtcttttaattttgcttatgatAATTTTCCTGTGTGGAATTTTTAGACTTATTTTTGGTAGAACTGTTGGTCTTCTGTAGGAGCCTTAAAACTTGGtagttatttttgtgttttttttgttagGTTGTAAGTGGCACTAAGATGGAAgcaatgtttttttgtttatccTTGATAATGTAGAGTAGTGTTTAAGATACTATGGTTCTGAATCCTTCCTCTACTACTTAATCTGTGACTTTATGCAAGTGGTTCAACCTGAATGCTTTATGAGCCATCCAGGAGATCAGGCAGTTTGGATTAGAGCTAGAAAGTACAGAGTCATAAACACAGAACAGGGCTTCTCCACTTTGGCACAATAttttgacatttggggctgggaTAATTCCTTTTTGGGGGCTGTCATACGCATTGTAAGTGTTCGGCAGCATCCCTAGCCTCTACCAATTAGATGCCAGTAACACCCCATCCCCCAGTTGTGACAagtaaaaatatctccagacctTGCCCTATGTTTCCTGGTGGGCAAAATTGCCCTTGGTTGAGAATGACTGGTAGAAATGGTGTTAAAAGCCAGGGAATTAACTGATAATCACCCAAGGGAGAATATAAAACAGAAGTCTAAAACTATTGGCCCACAGACCACAAAGATTGTAGATAAGTTCTTTTTGACCTCACAAGACTTGACCATTTCTAGAACTAATTACcagtatttaaaaattgagagattCTGCATGAAATCTGGATTTTTGCcctcttttaagaaataaactgGGGAGCAATGAGTCTTCATTCCCATATGAAAGCTAATGGCTGGAGACTTTGAGATTTGGCATGCTTATTCATCTGGATCATTGTCCCAGAGTGCTTCACTGTTTATGTTACCTGCAGTTTTGGCACTTGAATTTCTGATTCCCTAATTTAGAGTGAGAAGAGGGCCCCCAGAGCAACACTCTGAGGCATATAACATTAAAATTTGGGTAGAGGAAAGGCACTAAACGGGATTGAGAGGGAGTGGCCAGTGAGATGGGAGGAAAACCTAAATGTAGGCTCATGGAAGCTGAGGGAGAAGGGAAGTgtgttgaaaaagaagaaaatactgatgaaagattGAGTAAAatcactttagaaaaatatccATTGATTTGCGGTGATTGTTGATGACTTTGAATAGTTTTTGTGGATTTAGGAGGTTGAGGCCAATTTGGATAATGACAAAAATGAATATGCAGGGGAGTGAATTATGAGTTGGTAAAGTTATAGTAGATCATGATGCCTTTGAGCACTGCCTCCTAACTCCACCAAACCTGCTCATTCACCTCACTTCCAAAAAATCCTTTTCACCATCTTGGCTTGGTAGAAACCCAGGGCTGCTCCACAGCTGCCCTTACTCAATATCTCACAAAATTCCGAATGTAAAACTGCCTCCAGTGTAGTAGTATTTGCCATCTTTGGTGTTGGATGGTGGTGTTACACCTTGAAAATCAGGTATGGTCGGTTTAAAGTTAACGTGTCCATAAGAAAATGTAGTGTGCATTGCAGGGAAAAAAGGTATGAAATTGGATCATCATTTCATCAAAGAAGCTCAGGTGATACCAGCTGTCTGAAATACAGCAATGTTAATTTTGTCAAAGTGTTATTAGACTTATAAGTAGGTGTTTGCTTTTGGAATCAATCTATAATATAAAACCAAAAGGATTGTGATACGAGATGGGGAGACAGCATGTGTAATTTGGCTATAGAGAGGTGTGGAAAAGTGATGTAATTAGTGAAGGCTGTGgattccagattttatttatagatgaaaatatatttcatatattttttcttttttttttttacttcatatattttttgtgtgtgccaaTGAAAGTCTTAAGCAAAGAAGGAGAAATAGTTGGATGATTGAAGATACAATGCTAATTAGAAAAAGATGGCAGCCTGTCCATGTTGTTTTAGAAACTAAAGGGATTGTTTTGTCCTGTGCCCCAAACtgccaaagaaaaataagaaaaatactgtcTGTAGTCACCCACTGTGACAGGTTAGTTTTATAACTCTACTCTAAATCTTTGGCTTATTTCCATAGGTTCTTGATCTTCCACTATGGGTGAGCCACAACAAGTGAGTGCCCTTCCACCACCTCCAATGCAGTACATCAAGGAATATACAGATGAAAATATTCAGGAAGGCCTCGCTCCCAAGCCTCCACCTCCAATAAAAGACAGCTATATGATGTTTGGCAATCAGTTCCAATGTGATGATCTTATCATCCGCCCTTTAGAAAGCCAGGGCATCGAACGGCTTCATCCTATGCAGTTTGATCATAAGAAAGAACTGAGAAAACTCAATATGTCAATTCTTATCAATTTCTTAGACCTCTTAGATATCTTGATAAGGAGCCCTGGGAGTATAAAACGAGAAGAGAAACTAGAAGATCTTAAGCTGCTTTTTGTACATGTGCATCATCTCATAAATGAATACCGACCGCACCAAGCAAGAGAGACATTGAGAGTAATGATGGAGGTGCAGAAACGTCAACGCCTTGAAACAGCTGAGCGGTTTCAGAAGCATCTGGAACGAGTCATTGAGATGATTCAGAATTGCTTGGCTTCTTTGCCTGATGATTTGCCCCATTCTGAAGCAGGGATGAGAGTAAAAACTGAACCAATGGATGCTGATGATAGCAACAATTGTACTGGACAGAGTGAACAGCAAAGAGAAAATTCAGGTCATAGGAGAGACCAGATAATAGAGAAGGATGCTGCCTTGTGTGTCCTAAttgatgaaatgaatgaaagaccatgaaggatgtttctttttcttttatttttcagtaaatggCATATATGGTTAATTTGCTTTGGAGAGTTTCAAAAGAGATATAACTAGAAGTCATGTAAATGACTTGACTCTAACTTTATCAATTATGAGATGTCACAGGCTGTAATTTTACTTTATGGCAAGTATAGGCAAATGAGGATATGCATACGTTAAAAGTAATCACCTTAAAAAGCAAAGTGCTGAAATTGTGTGAAACATCCTGGTTTTGGAGTTGCAGAAAACATTAAAGATATCCTCAGTAATAGCAAGCTTTCATCTTTGAAAAGTAGGTTTGTTATTTGATTTAAGAATGATAGATAAATAAAGGATATCAAGCTGTTTAAAtgtgaaattataaaatctttagatttattttacttaaaaatttacttGATCTCTAAAAAAGTAGTGTAACATGTTAAAAGAGAGGAACCCCATAGATTTATAAAACagcaattttattttccctcttgaGTGCTTCTGAAAACCCACTATCTCAGCTTCTTGTTCCTACCGTGGGTAGGTCTCATAACCTGTTTCCAGTCACTCAGATAATaagtcctttgttttttttttttttttttttttgcagataatAAGTCCTTTGAATACTTTTCATTACATTCATTTTAGTAAAATGTCTATGTAATTAGCTATACATTTCCTTTAAAGCTGTACTCAGACTTGCTAAGGCTGGGAGCCTGCAATGAGAAGGGGATTAGTAGCAGAGACTACTAATTGGATTGTGTATTGGAGATGCTTGTTCCCCTGAAATATGGCTGCCATGCCAGGGTCTACATTTTTTCACTCCTTGGGTCTACATACAGCCATAGGACTAAGCTCTTAGCAATGGAATATGAGTGCAAAACTTCAGGCCTCTTgcataacaatttttttaaaaaaagatttatttattcacgagaaacacaaaagagaggggcagagacataggcagaagcaggctccctgcagggagcctgatgcggggcttgatcccaggaccctgggatcatgacctgagccaaaggcagacactcaaccacagagccacccaggtgcccccataacatttttttttgtaagttccTCCATTTTCTTCTCAGCTGCTGGTTGGATGGCTACACCTGGGTTAACTTTGGAAGccacttgaaaataataaaagttcagTCAGGTGGGTCTTTGAATGACTGAGGACTAGGCTCTCCATTTGTTAACCACCCCTACCCTAGCTGATTTGACTATATGAGTGAGAAGTCAGCTTGTTTTTGAGCACTGacattttatttctgcatttcctTTCCTGCCGTCCATCCTCTCTTCCACCAGGGTCTTTGTAAAGACTCCACTTTGTATCTGAACTTCTTTGCTGGTCTTTCTCTTTATGTAGGTCGATGGTTCTAAGTTTTGTCCAGCAGCATTACCATCACTTGaggacttgttagaaatgcagattctcagaccTCACCCTAGACCTAAATCAAACTTGTTGGGGAGGGCCCAACAAGCTGTGGTTTAAAAAAGCCCTTAGGTTCTGATTCACACTCAAGATTAAGAATCACTGAtaaaggaggcacctgggtggctcagttggttaagttctgccttcggctcaggttatgatctcagggttttgggatccagcctcacatcaggctccctgctcagtggggagcagagcttgctcccgcccccctccctcgttctctcaaataagtcttaaggaaaaaaaaaaaaaagtcactgacaAAGGTAGTACATTTTCCAGATGTCTACTTTTGATTCTTCTCTCAGTTCTTGGTTCCTGGTATACCACTCTTCAGGGGTTTGGTATATTTCTAGTCCTAGAGCTGGCAAAGTCTAGTTTAATATGGCTATATGCCTATTCTTCATGTGAAACATTTATGCATCCTTTTCCTTAAACATCTTGGGAGTGTAGACTGTTGCCAAGTAGATAGCTCTCTATTAGGCCACTAGTTGGccaaaatttttttccatatgtgtTTGGTATAGTCTTTGGGCTCTGGGAGCACAGTCCAGATTAAACCTCAAGATTAAATCGAAGAGGGAGAGGAGCCCCCCCCATCTGCTTGGGGGGGGGTAGTTGGATATTGCATAACACGAGCAACTCTCcaaaaaatttctttcctttgacctcaattattttataactttgaGGCTAAGGGGTACTAGCCCCTTATTTTTGACTGCTTTTCAGTTTTTGCATGGAAAAAACTAAATGAGTCATCTAATGTTACTAGAATCAACATCATTTATATgggagagtgtgtgtatgtgtgtgtttaggaAGGATTAGGAGTTAAAATTCCACGAGGAATCTTAAATTCTGACTTTGGGAGGATCTGAGGATCTGTTCTTGAAGGTCCAGGTAGCACCTCACCAAAATTAATAAGAGTTCTAATGTGAACTGCAATTACAATGAGATGAAAGAACACTAGTCTGATAATTTCAAGTTTGAAAGTCATAGTCTTTCAATCTTGTGAGGGTTAAAATACATCTGCATAACTAGTTATAGTGAATATTCCTGGTAGACTGATTCCTCAAAATGAAATCTCTGGAATAGCCTGGCACCTCTTGAAATTACCGATTCCCAGACTCCAGAGATTTTGATTTCATTGTCCTGGAGTGAGGCTTTGGCACTGGTTTTAAATCTCTTGATGACTGTGCAGTGAGTTAAAGGAGTATTGTATTAGTACACTCTGCTTAACTTAGTTGAAGCAAAAATGACAGATTTTTGAAAAGATACTATGCAGTTACATGATTAAAGGATAAATTGAACTGTGAAGAGGACTAGAAGAGTCTCCAGGGCAACTGCTACTCAAACTCCATTCAGATCCcttcattgtttctcttttttttttttttttttttttttttttacaaaccaGCCTTTTTTGTGAATGTATAGAGAACATGGCTGCTAGCAGTTCCCAAGTTTAAATCTTTGTGCACCGCTGTCAGGGGGAAAAGGAGGCATTAACTAGTCCAGAGGGGGAAAATAATTAAGAGTGGCATTCCTCATTTCAGCTGGGCCAATTAGCTGGCGCCTGAATCCTGTTAAGAATTTGGCAGTCCCCAAAATGTCCACGCATGGGAGAAGGTAGTCTCCGTCTCAGGAAAAGAAGTGCTGAGTTTTGTCATACTGTAGATGTCCACTACAAATTGAGCACATGTAaagttttgataaaaataaacaggttGTATTAATCTCTATTCCTAAATTCTCCACCATACtattcatttattagttgtatTAGTGAAAAGTGGGGTCCTCTGCCTGACACTGGTCTAGTTACCATGGAAATGGAGAATGgggaggaaaatggaagaaaggtaaacaaaacaaatgaattaatttttgaaGGTCTGTTTGTGTTTTAACTATTCAGCCATTACAACACTCAGAAGAATCTTGCTTCTCATTTTATTCCTATTGCCTGCTCAAAATTCCTTGTTCACACTATCTTTTCAAGTTACGTTTACATGTTCACATTTGTGAAGGGCTTTGGAAGGGAGTTTCAACTGTGCTGTGCTGTATTTCAGAGAAAAGGCCTGTGCTAACTTCTAAGGTCACTGGAAACACCAAGTACAAGTGTCCCATAAAGAAAAAGCATGATTTGGGTGAGAAATCATGTTTGGCTGCAACATAGGGAAGAGGttggagatagagaagcagatgGAGGGCAGATTAGAGGCTTTAGAAGGTTAAGGGAAGGAATTTGTTTTATCCTAAATAAGATGGGAAATCTATAGCAAATATATAGAGAGCTTTGCTTAGCACTGTTCTAATCTTTTTACATAGATAAATTTATTATCCTCACAGCATCCCAGTAAAATTAGtattatgggacacctgggtggctcagtcagaaccccaggatcatgagatgctcaaccactgatcctggggttctgggattgagtcctacatcaggctccccatggggagcctgcttctccctttgtctgtctctgcctctctctgtctctctcacgaataatttttttaaaaaaagcattatgattttttaacatccatattacagatgaggaagcagaggttCTAAAAGGTTATATAACCCACCCAAGGTCACCAAGCTAGTGAGAGGCAGAACCAGGATTGAAACCTAGTTTCAAGGCCTAAGCACTCAACCTCCATACTTGAGCACCTTTCTACTGCATCATATAATTTAAAAGTCATAGTGGAGCTTAGAGTGGAATCCCATATTTCAACCCTAAAGTCCATACTCAAGACACTACACAATACTGGATTAAGGGAGGAACAGATTTGTAGATGGAAATTATGAACTTCCTTTGAATATGTTAAGGCATTTATGTCTTAGACTTCTGCAGGCATCTTCAGGAGATACTGTGTTTATAGCGCTAATCTTCCTTAAAAACTGCTGTTGGTAGGTGTTCTATATGAAACTAAGGCTCAGTTTTGTGGCTTGCCCAGATGGTGTATCCAAATTAGAATCGAGGTCAGGAGTTGaccactttttctgtaaagaacaagttagtaaatattttagacattgAGGACCATCAGGTCCCTGTCACAACTACTGAAATACACTAtggtgcaaaagcagccatagactaTCTAAGCAAATGAGTGTGTCTATGTTCCAATACAACTTTCTATAGACAACGAAACTTGAATTAAATAGTTTTCAtgttatgaaatattcttttgattttccctatttaaacaaataatcCTTAGCTTGTGGCATATACAAAAATAGGACAGCTAACTGGATTTGGTCTGGAGGCTATGACCTAGGTGGTTGGATTCAAAACCCTGGAGTGTGCTCACAAAACTAGTAataaccacagaaataaaaaatataggatTGTTCTAAGGCCTAAATGAGATTATGGCTACAAAGTACTTAGCACAATTTCTAGTAGTTAGTAAGCTATCAAAGGTCAATTAGTATCTTACCTGATAAGTCCTTTGTCTTCATTTGGCATTTAGACTCCAGAGATTTAAGAACTGTTTTCAAATTGCAATGTGATTAGTCTAACAGTAAGTGGCACTCTTATCTCAAGTTTAGAAGCTGCAGTCAGGGAGTAGGCAGGAGAAACTCAGGTGCTGCTTATGATACTGAGCTTGTTTTTATTCAACAAGTGAGACTTGTTGCCTATGTCTCTAGCCTACAAAATCTTTTCTCCTGGAGAGAACGGGggtgaatttttcaaaatacttagtATTATGTTGTGAATAGTCTTTTGATCAGAGCTTTTGTTTCCCGGACAAGACCTGGGGAAGGCCTTGGTGCTGTTTGTTTGTACTGAGTGAATGATGACAGATGCTTCTCACGTTTGCTTAACACACATGACCAAGGTCTGTGAGTAAGGGAAGATGTTCAAAGGATAGGAGTCAGGTGGGGAGGCATTGCTGGGCTGACCAGGAATGCGTTATATCAGAACTACAAGGAATGATGTCTTTCaggtctttattgattttttcattcattctttcaacaaacacGAAGATCTGCTATGAATACCATCCGTTAGGAGCCATTCAGAATGAAAATACtgacatggaaagatattctaaaTACGATAAAAGCAAGTTACTATATGTAGTCTGAGTTCATATTTGTGTCTAAGTATattcaaattggaaaaataaaaatgattttgtggGTAAAGAAATTGAGACTTAAGAATGTAACTTGCTCTACACCAAGGACACTTCAGCTAACAAATGGCAGAAT
This window encodes:
- the MED7 gene encoding mediator of RNA polymerase II transcription subunit 7, translating into MGEPQQVSALPPPPMQYIKEYTDENIQEGLAPKPPPPIKDSYMMFGNQFQCDDLIIRPLESQGIERLHPMQFDHKKELRKLNMSILINFLDLLDILIRSPGSIKREEKLEDLKLLFVHVHHLINEYRPHQARETLRVMMEVQKRQRLETAERFQKHLERVIEMIQNCLASLPDDLPHSEAGMRVKTEPMDADDSNNCTGQSEQQRENSGHRRDQIIEKDAALCVLIDEMNERP